Proteins encoded in a region of the Lathamus discolor isolate bLatDis1 chromosome Z, bLatDis1.hap1, whole genome shotgun sequence genome:
- the CARMIL2 gene encoding capping protein, Arp2/3 and myosin-I linker protein 2 isoform X1, with the protein MLLGAPQHHPHPDPAMAASHRAIPTEIQEGITTFLGTKEVLLVMSVQLQVKSKYDDCILVLTPWRAYVLPVTLPVRVHSSFSFLEVREMTVQEPSLVVIETDTASHAFQFMSSDDLEQVVIHITMSLKKVFPDSSPGTLLKSSPPNLYERIRRITDSLEEMLQSSPAPCGGFSETYAALCDYNGFAFREEIQWDVDNIYHSQDCREFNLLDFSHLESRDVALSVAALSFNLWFTKLSCKDFRLNQEISEQLLYMLSKSVTLEELVLENSGLKADFAQRMAQALSNHPNSVLHTINLDGNQLEDRGIAAFSRHVEKSPKGLQSLSLARTMLTAKGMNMLCKALADNKAIGSSLWHLDLSGNPGSLAADDTSKLQNLLHQCHSLSHLSLASTDCPLDTLASLPWQLFGALVHGCHTSLTHLDLSKNVYSHKRVKTTSSGIKEFFSQACALRHVSLAGTKLPADAVRALLQGLADNSHISDLRLDLSNCELRSAGAQVIQDLIPVTSSIGDLDLSDNGFDPDMVTLVLSIGRSKSIRHVSLGKNFNIKSKEGLLDVLHRIVQLTQEDDCPLQSLSVAESRLKLGTNVLLSALGSNTSLTALDISGNAMGDTGAKMLAKALQINTKLRTVVWDRNNTTAHGLLEVAQALERNYTLKCMPLPMSDVAQAYRSHPEKTEQAVHKLQSCLTRNQLRHPLPVRTSRPQQGVLTTSSKQMVNETCLSVQKHVDMLSVCVGKEAEEDILSAEEAIRNANLSVSILPLLYEAGNSPYQNSKLQHKLECLTEEASQTCGREIQAIMQATLDTAHSLCPAVVQKSRVRDQLVNAMSERIYLQDHLNLSTVLDQMVTDVFSKLNEIKLAVTAAVADCIMDAVLGDLTTAQHKLVESFPRQGLNFPALLPELAEDDAVALARGRNPPDSAAEEYKMALRRKTKHFRSIRPTPSVRSVSELEPAAGRDVSGLRAHRAPPPLSPAAPARPASTKDAEPASGSLPSTQPATAATRSLMDLPTAAGSLMDLPTAGEKLEHCTKARPRPNRRHKQPPSKPNVQPVACENSEDRSITRVDEGLEDFFGKRLITGELPPMAPETCPGSAPLAPSSSRTLKKKIGNFFAFKKPKSSRGSRCEKDPEGAPRSRRSMLSDILRVPSKAGEAGKPLSRSEEGELAAEPRAEPEHCQTPGSARRIRPKYSREGKSQSLILLSGEDEDALGVRQDKKRQLEKSDGELPVSFEQRMQVMLHRIGVTKGPAAEGKKQQSKDSEIKKAGSDGDIVDSSADSPPSLKVRTHSVSTDTPFRSPAATAEPQPAWRSLGKLLSPEQQGASSQQPRHSFVPADPSMVPEPGPREGWSSSLPRLGRSVPVALPRRVSHGGEPRASSPLPTPPDTEDNRLMPRLAVPWGIGRRAVSIHEEQLREPECPVELGMGTVPLRLRRSPVLRRRTKHESLPEPEGEPGVSLDAAGAALQDWPHAGLEQLQATAGTADEQPRTVGNAQDSAAVDQRPGRGQPALGQ; encoded by the exons atgctgctgggagcCCCGCAGCATCACCCACACCCTGACCCAGCCATGGCCGCATCCCACAGAGCTATCCCCACCGAGATCCAAG AGGGCATCACCACCTTCCTGGGAACAAAGGAGGTGCTTCTTGTGATGAGCGTCCAGCTGCAGGTGAAATCCAAGTACGATGACTGCATCTTG GTGCTGACGCCCTGGCGAGCCTATGTGCTGCCAGTGACACTGCCAGTGAGG GTTCACAGCAGCTTCAGCTTCCTGGAGGTGAGGGAGATGACAGTGCAAGAGCCCAGCTTG GTTGTCATAGAAACAGATACAGCATCTCATGCCTTCCAGTTCATGTCCTCTGATGATTTGGAGCAAGTTGTCATCCACATCACCATGTCTCTTAAGAAGGTCTTTCCAGACTCATCTCCTGG GACACTGCTCAAGAGCTCCCCACCCAATCTGTATGAGAGAATCCGGCGGATCACGGACTCActggaggagatgctgcagagcagccctgcacccTGTG GGGGGTTCTCGGAGACCTACGCTGCTCTGTGTGATTACAATGGCTTTGCTTTCCGCGAAGAGATCCAGTGG GATGTGGACAACATCTACCACAGCCAGGACTGCCGGGAGTTCAACCTGCTGGACTTCAGCCACCTGGAGAGCCG AGACGTGGCTCTGAGTGTGGCTGCTTTGTCCTTCAACCTGTGGTTCACCAAGCTCTCCTGCAAGGACTTCAGGCTG AACCAGGAGATCTCGGAGCAGCTGCTCTACATGCTCAGCAAATCTGTGAcgctggaggagctggtgctggaaAATAGCGGATTGAAAGC GGACTTTGCACAGAGGATGGCCCAGGCACTCAGCAACCATCCCAACTCTGTCCTGCACACAATTAACCTTGATGGCAACCAGCTGGAAGACAGAG GTATAGCTGCCTTCAGCCGGCACGTGGAGAAGAGTCCCAAGGGTCTGCAGAGCCTCAGCTTGGCCAGGACGATGCTCACTGCCAAAG GGATGAACATGTTATGCAAGGCCCTTGCAGATAATAAAGCCATCGGATCCTCCCTCTGGCACTTGGACCTCTCTGGAAACCCTGGCTCCCTGGCTGCGGATGACACCAGT AAACTGCAGAACCTCCTTCACCAGTGCCACTCGCTGTCCCATCTCAGCCTGGCCAGCACGGACTGCCCCTTGGATACT CTcgcatccctgccctggcagctcTTTGGAGCCCTGGTCCACGGATGCCACACCAGCCTCACCCATCTGGATCTCTCCAAAAACGTGTATTCTCACAA GAGGGTGAAAACCACCTCATCTGGAATCAAGGAGTTTTTCAGCCAGGCCTGCGCACTCAGGCACGTCTCCCTGGCAGGCACCAAGCTGCCAGCAGATGCTGTAAG GGcactgctgcaagggctggcgGACAACAGCCACATCAGTGACCTGCGCCTGGATCTCAGCAATTGTGAG CTGAGGTCAGCAGGGGCACAAGTCATCCAGGATCTCATCCCAGTCACCAGCTCCATCGGTGACCTGGACTTGTCTGACAATG GCTTTGACCCCGACATGGTGACGCTGGTGCTCTCCATCGGCAGAAGCAAGTCCATTAGGCATGTGTCTCTGGGGAAAAACTTCAACATCAAATCCAA GGAAGGGCTGTTGGATGTCCTGCACCGCATTGTCCAGCTCACCCAGGAGGACGACTGC CCCCTCCAGTCCCTTTCGGTGGCCGAATCACGCCTCAAGCTCGGAACCAATGTCCTGCTGAGCGCCCTGGGCAGTAACACCAGCCTCACAGCTCTGGACATCAGTGGCAACGCCATGGGGGACACAGGGGCTAAGATGCTAGCCAAGGCTCTGCAGATCAACACGAAGCTCAG GACTGTGGTCTGGGACAGGAACAACACAACTGCCCATGGGCTCCTGGAGGTGGCTCAAGCTTTGGAGAG GAACTACACCCTCAAATGCATGCCCTTGCCAATGAGCGACGTGGCACAGGCGTACCGCAGCCACCCCGAGAAGACAGAGCAGGCGGTGCACAAG ctccagtCCTGCCTGACAAGGAACCAGCTCCGGCACCCACTGCCTGTGCGCACTTCACGGCCTCAGCAGGGTGTCCTCACCACCTCTTCCAAACAG ATGGTGAATGAGACCTGCCTGAGCGTGCAGAAGCATGTGGACATGCTCAGCGTGTGTGTAGGCAAGGAGGCGGAGGAGGACATCCTCTCTGCTGAGGAGGCCATCAGGAACGCCAACCTCTCTGTCAGC ATCCTGCCCCTCTTGTATGAAGCAGGAAACAGTCCATACCAGAACAGCAAGCTGCAGCACAAGCTGGAGTGTCTCACGGAGGAGGCATCACAGACCTGCGGCCGGGAAATCCAG GCGATCATGCAGGCGACGCTGGACACGGCACACAGCCTGTGCCCAGCTGTggtgcagaagagcagagtcaGGGACCAGCTGGTCAATGCCATGTCAGAGCGGATCTACCTCCAGGACCACCTCAACCTCAGCACTGTCCTGGACCAGATGGTCACTGATGTCTTCAGCAAGCTGAA TGAAATCAAGCTGGCTGTCACAGCCGCCGTGGCTGACTGCATTAtggatgctgtgctgggagATCTGACCACTGCCCAACACAAACTG GTGGAGAGCTTCCCCAGGCAGGGGCTCAACTTCCCGGCGCTGCTGCCAGAGCTGGCTGAGGACGATGCCGTGGCACTGGCGAGGGGCAGGAATCCTCCTGactctgctgcagaggag TACAAGATGGCCCTGCGGAGGAAAACCAAGCATTTCAGGAGCATCCGGCCCACGCCAAGCGTAAGAA GTGTCTCGGAGCTGGAGCCAGCGGCAGGCAGGGACGTGAGCGGGCTCCGAGCTCACcgggcgccgccgccgctcaGCCCCGCCGCGCCGGCACGCCCTGCCTCCACAAAGGATGCTGAGCCTGCGAGCGGCTCGCTCCCCTCCACGCAGCCTGCCACCGCCGCCACCAGATCCCTTATGGACCTGCCGACTGCTGCCGGATCCCTCATGGACCTGCCGACCGCTGGCGAGAAGCTGGAGCATTGCACCAAAGCCAGGCCCCGGCCCAACCGCCGGCATAAGCAGCCGCCCAGCAAGCCCAAT GTGCAGCCTGTGGCCTGCGAGAACAGCGAGGACAGGAGCATCACCCGCGTGGATGAGGGGCTGGAGGACTTCTTTGGCAAGAGACTCATCACAGGGGAGCTGCC ccccatggctccAGAGACCTGCCCTGGATCAGCCCCGCTGGCTCCCTCCAGCTCCCGCACCCTCAAGAAGAAAATCGGGAATTTTTTTGCCTTCAAGAAACCCAAATCCAGCCGGGGCTCGAGGTGTGAGAAGGACCCCGAGGGCGCCCCCCGGAGCAGGCGCTCGATGCTCAGTGACATTTTACGAGTGCCCAGCAAGGCAGGCGAGGCAGGGAAGCCCCTGAGCAGATCCGAGGAAGGGGAACTCGCAGCCGAGCCCCGCGCAGagcctgagcactgccagaCACCTGGCTCTGCGCGCAGGATCCGGCCCAAGTACTCACGGGAGGGCAAATCCCAGTCGCTCATACTGCTGTCTGGGGAGGATGAGGACGCACTGGGGGTCAGGCAGGACAAG aagaggcagctggagaagagcGACGGGGAGCTGCCCGTCTCCTTCGAGCAGCGCATGCAGGTCATGCTGCACCGCATCGGTGTCACCAAGGGCCCGGCTGCTGAGGGCAAGAAGCAGCAG AGCAAAGACAGCGAGATCAAGAAAGCTGGCTCTGATG GGGATATTGTGGACAGCTCTGCAGACTCACCGCCATCCCTGAAGGTCCGCACGCACTCTGTGTCCACAG ACACACCCTTCCGCAGCCCGGCTGCCACAGCGGAGCCTCAGCCAGCCTGGAGATCCCTTGGGAAGCTGCTTTCCCCCGAGCAGCAGGGCgccagctcccagcagccccGGCATTCCTTCGTCCCGGCTGATCCCAGCATGGTGCCCGAGCCAGGGCCCcgggagggctggagcagcagcctcCCGCGGCTGGGCCGGAGTGTGCCGGTGGCATTGCCACGCAGGGTCAGCCATGGCGGGGAGCCAAGGGCCAGCAGCCCCCTGCCCACACCGCCCGACACTGAAG